A portion of the Rhizoctonia solani chromosome 6, complete sequence genome contains these proteins:
- a CDS encoding alkaline ceramidase — MTETHKRRGPRTNYRRDLTDQHDLRPTTMSLIHALVARESVILAENRSGKRDFSNAVATILSKIPPNNSKLTYVWEQYLFHYVSEDGLTFLVMADDAAGRRMPFTFIADLQRRFTTAYSRDQIDDAPAYGLNEFSSQVGKLIEQYNIAPPVDALSQAQQDLAQVKDIMVHNVEQILSRGERIELLVDKTDNMATQSHAFRRGARTVRRQQFWRNQRIVALSVFVGLDNYTHTHYVAEWYNTISNIPFILLGLFGAYSFLAPHLQPNRKPIPDGTRHAAGNIGIMCIGFGSAIFHATLKWHAQVLLDELPMIFVTSLVLYLVCADSDRWKGQNSWKLKVGLAAVPLTVSAVYLYYPNPILHQVCFGIIQLTSTYRTVLLFRTAPPSVPQADLRAAKHYIITGSLLFVLAFGIWNVDNVWCDTWTLVRSKAWGLGGGIGELVGAVTQGHAWWHLLTGLGCARIGVGTSYLMLCRKYPGAFELTSPAWGLVPAIRWRVMGGKGGLGANAKMDKLQ, encoded by the exons ATGACCGAGACGCATAAGCGCCGGGGACCACGGACGAATTACAGACGTGACCTCACCGATCAGCACGACCTCCGCCCAACCACGATG AGTCTCATCCACGCACTTGTTGCTCGTGAATCCGTCATCCTTGCAGAGAACAGGTCCGGAAAGCGGGACTTTTCGAATG CTGTAGCGACGATTCTATCCAAAATCCCTCCGAACAATTCGAAGCTCACAT ACGTCTGGGAACAGTACCTCTTCCACTATGTCTCCGAAGACGGCCTCACATTCCTCGTCATGGCTGATGATGCAGCTGGGCGTAGAATGCCGTTTACGTTTATCGCAGATCTTCAACGGCGG TTTACCACTGCCTATTCGCGGGACCAGATTGACGATGCTCCCGCGTACGGATTAAATGAGTTTTCGTCGCAAGTTGGGAAG TTGATCGAACAATACAACATAGCCCCTCCCGTCGATGCGCTCAGTCAAGCACAACAAGATCTGGCGCAGGTCAAGGATATCATGGTCCACAATGTGGAGCAGATTCTGAGTCGCGGGGAGAGGATCGAACTGCTGGTTGATAAGACT GATAACATGGCTACCCAATCCCACGCCTTTCGACGAGGGGCACGAACAGTTCGAAGACAGCAGTTCTGGAGAAACCAGCGGATTGTGGCTTTGAGCGTTTTTGTGGGACTC GATAACTACACGCACACCCACTACGTCGCCGAATGGTACAATACCATATCCAACATTCCCTTCATCCTCCTGGGCCTCTTTGGAGCCTACTCATTTCTCGCACCACACCTCCAACCGAACCGCAAACCTATCCCAGACGGCACACGGCACGCAGCAGGAAACATCGGAATCATGTGTATCGGTTTCGGTTCAGCCATATTTCACGCAACCCTCAAGTGGCATGCCCAG GTTCTGCTGGATGAATTGCCGATGATCTTCGTGACGAGTTTGGTGCTGTACCTGGTTTGTGCGGACAGTGATCGGTGGAAGGGGCAGAATTCGTGGAAGTTGAAGGTCGGGTTGGCTGCTGTTCCGTTGACAGTGTCTGCAGTATA TTTATATTACCCAAACCCAATTTTGCACCAAGTATGCTTCGGAATTATCCAGTTAACATCGACATACCGGACTGTTCTCCTCTTCCGTACTGCCCCACCATCAGTCCCACAAGCCGACCTGCGCGCAGCGAAACACTACATCATCACAGGCTCCTTACTCTTCGTCCTCGCGTTCGGAATATGGAACGTCGACAATGTCTGGTGCGATACTTGGACACTGGTACGCTCTAAAGCGTGGGGGCTTGGAGGTGGGATTGGAGAACTGGTCGGAGCGGTGACCCAGGGACATGCATGGTGGCATCTTTTGACTGGGTTAGGATGCGCAAGAATCGGAGTTGGGACGTCCT ACTTGATGTTGTGCAGGAAGTATCCCGGCGCGTTCGAGCTGACGAGTCCTGCTTGGGGGTTGGTGCCTGCTATTCGCTGGAGGGTGATGGGTGGCAAGGGAGGGCTGGGTGCAAATGCAAAGATGGACAAGTTGCAGTAG